Proteins encoded in a region of the Mercenaria mercenaria strain notata chromosome 1, MADL_Memer_1, whole genome shotgun sequence genome:
- the LOC123556629 gene encoding uro-adherence factor A-like, translated as MFMFTRFKKPNSATWTEVNDKLGQICPNFLALVDLILSIPASSADAERGFNRLKITKSDWRSCLSDSHLSDQLMIMLESPDVKDFDPLAAIHIWNSSAKRRVKDTIVKPVVSGHISQIVAVSHTDDSQSVPENISDHDSQSVPAENIPDGSQSVPAENITDGSQSVSAENNSDGYQSVPAENISDGSQSVPAENTSDGSQSVPADDSQSVSAENISDDSQSVSAENISDGSQSVPADDSQSVSAENISDDSQSLYDQNILNDEYLSDYQSDEDYESEYDSDIETYVPFIERKKNEITCFKKLYKLDSFMSRYN; from the exons ATGTTTATGTTTACCAG ATTTAAGAAGCCAAACTCAGCCACATGGACAGAAGTAAATGATAAGCTAGGACAGATTTGCCCTAATTTCCTAGCACTTGTGGATCTGATTTTATCCATTCCAGCATCATCAGCAGATGCCGAAAGGGGTTTCAACAGGCTTAAAATTACAAAAAGTGACTGGAGAAGTTGTTTGTCAGATAGCCATCTTTCTGACCAACTAATGATTATGTTGGAATCACCAGATGTTAAAGATTTTGATCCATTAGCAGCTATACATATCTGGAACAGTAGTGCTAAACGCAGAGTCAAAGATACTATTGTTAAGCCAGTTGTCTCTGGGCATATTTCTCAAATTGTTGCAGTCAGTCATACAGATGATTCCCAATCAGTGCCTGAAAACATCTCAGATCATGATTCCCAGTCAGTGCCTGCTGAGAACATCCCAGATGGTTCCCAGTCAGTGCCTGCTGAGAACATTACAGATGGTTCCCAGTCGGTGTCTGCTGAGAACAACTCAGATGGTTACCAGTCAGTGCCTGCTGAGAACATCTCAGATGGTTCCCAGTCAGTGCCTGCTGAGAACACCTCAGATGGTTCCCAGTCAGTGCCTGCTGATGATTCCCAGTCAGTGTCTGCCGAGAACATCTCAGATGATTCTCAGTCAGTCTCTGCTGAGAACATCTCAGATGGTTCCCAGTCAGTGCCTGCTGATGATTCCCAGTCAGTGTCTGCTGAGAACATCTCAGATGATTCCCAGTCATTatatgatcaaaatattttgaatgatgAATACTTGTCAGATTACCAGTCTGATGAGGATTATGAAAGTGAGTATGACTCTGACATTGAAACATATGTTCCTTTTATTGagaggaaaaaaaatgaaataacttgtTTCAAAAAACTATATAAACTTGACAGTTTCATGTCACGGTACAATTGA